The window CGGTAGGGAGAGAGGTTTCGCGGTCCTCTTGGTTTTCTTCCTCCAGTTTCCGTTTTTGCCCCTTTCGTTCTGGGAGGCCCTGGTCCTGGCTCCTCTGAAGCTCCATCAAGAaggaacaaagaaagaaagagacaaAGAGAGAGAAGGTTTTATCGGAAATGAGAATCGTGAtttgaaagagagagagattggATCAGGGGTATTCTGGGGATTGAGTAAAAGAGgtaactttttctttctttcttttctttttctttttctttttctttttttctcttaaagaaaagaaaagattaatgTCGGGTTTAAACCGGCCACGTTATTTCCCCATTTCTGGCCCTTATATGCTTTAGCCCTTTTTTTAGATTTgatgattaataatttatgatgCTTAATTGAtcctaatttttcttttattttccttttgtgttaattattatgaaaaataagcATAATTGCTGCTTCGAAATGGatcattaaatattaatattttttgtcattaTAAATTTAGCATATATAAGTATTCTTCTTAACCATTTATAGTTTAACgttcatataaaattataagtttttcataaatttacaagtttgagattattcaatttttttccttatttacccCTTGTATTCgttaacaattattttttaataatatttaaagttaaatatgaTGGAAAaccatttcattaaataattACTACTAGAAGAAAATAAGTTGtttaactaattattattgaatttttttgttacatTCTTCATATTgaaatttcatgaaaataaaattaagtgATAATTTCTAATACCATTTACTTTCAAttacaaaaggaaaatgttAATAATACAACAACgcttttcaagaaaaaaaaatgaaccatTATGATATTAAGTAAGGTGatattcaagaaaataaattagtgTTAATGCATTATTCCCtttaaaattgacataaatagtacattaaatataatttttttaaaatattattttaactaTCCTTTATAGATATTGacattttacaaaataatgaaatgaATGAACGGTAAAAATAGTCAaagtatattttatttcatcttcgttatttatttgaatttgaatttgatgttttgtaccacttttatatattatttattttatcttatttataACTGCTTATCTGTCAGCTTTATCTGCCAATAATAATGTGTAGGAGGGCAGATGCTATagtcataaataaataattaattaattaattttgttatatcaagttaataaacttaatttttgaaaaaacaaGGGGCTTTTTAAAGCCTTAAACCACGCAAATACTTTTCCTCCGGAGTCCTGACGTCTCTTAAAGTGCTGACTTAATGCCTGTGACCGTGATAGCGTCGAAAGCGAGAGGGTAAGAAAAGGAGCTAACGTGCCCATGTTTGGTGAGTGGGTGGAAGCGTAGGCTCCACTTCCTTGCACGTtagttaatatattttttttgggtttggttTAAAATCTGCAAAAGGAAAATCTTTGTGTCTCTACTCTCCACCTTTTATGATTTCATGATCGTATTGAGAATGAAATAGGCTTTGGCCTATTCTAAGGTTCACAAATTCACACGAAATCGCTTtcccttttttaaaaaatattcataaatagAGCTATTCTAATTTCTAAACGTGTATAAAGTTTGTCTTTCGATTACTAACAAAGTAAAGAGTTTTCATTATGGTTGGTAATTATTGTTACTTGTAGCAGCTAAAAGTTACCGACATTGCTAGTTTTGCTCTTATTTTAGAGTTGTTAATCACTATGTTATTATGTTGTTGTTGTTcttaagttttttctttttgtattaATAACTTGTAATTGATCTTAAGACTTGcttataagtttttatattgcattatttttcttttgtaaattttcaatttaggACCCCATTAAAGGTAATGGAAATGGCAAGGGATAAGCTTAGAACATGGAGATATTCAAGTGGGATGGAGTACGGACAATTGTCTGGGATGGTTTTGACGTATGACTGTTTGAGCGTTTGCATCGATCTAAGCTGGAAATCAGCAGTATCGTGAGGGCATCACCTCATCCTTTTGAACCAGCCAATCAGCGGGGCTCCTGCACGTGACCAAAACCAAGTGATATTACACGAGCGATAAATCAATGGTCCCCCTCGACCGTAACATTTGTTGGCAGGAAATGGATCGGGATTACCTTCATCAGGCCCACAGATTTGGGATCCTATGAAGGATGGGATTAGGACAGAGAGGAAAGGGGAGGGGAAGATCCTTCATCTCTAAGATTAAATACTTTTATACACTGGCTAGCCATGTACTACTTGCTATTTATTGATTCTATGCTGCCACTTAACTAAAAATGACTTGTATTAGCAACATCCCACAAATAtgtgtaaaataaaaaatataaaatgaggtcttttaactttataaacaaaggaagaataaTTGTGGGtggaaaaatatttagaattttGGCATAAtactttataaatttttcaaaaaaatgcaaataatttttttcttctattgtGTTAAAATcagttttatgtttttttattttttatcaaataaatttttacaatTAATGATTCACTaattgttattaatcaaaatattatttattattttatattcatgtGACATTGgcatataaaatgaaaaatatcaaGTGGTAATATTACCCTATCATATTAGTGTGTCATGTCATTGTCTACTATGACATGTCAACATGTCATATTAGCATTACATGGCACTGAATAATATgtaatattttgactaataataattaatcaattagtTGTTATAATAGCTTATTgaatttacaataaaatataaatacttaatttaatataataaaaaatatttatttaattttttaaataattcatataatttttaaagtttttttttttggaagatAGTAGAGATTGTTGGAAGAAACtataaactttatattttaaacataaaatcatTATGGATTTGttgtatattaattaatatgtaattttttttaggtgAACAAAAAAATGTAGATTTTAGATAAtgaatttgtcaaatttaatatgaatatttttaacaaaattttaactacCATTATTTGAAATTACTTGAATAAACACTGACTAAAGTGATTCGAGATAAAGGACTATAGTTTTTCCTTTAAGCTCTTCGATAAGTAGACTCTTTTAAGTTAACTATGTGACTATCTTGTTCAATATTTCTCCTGTTTTATCTACACCTTTCCTTGAGTAATTTAGTCCATGAGATTTTGTCATAAAGATAAGaagaagattttgaaacttttaaacttgagtttaatttaattttatattatttttatttgatctattattaatttctttgatGGATATGGTACTTCATTATATTGAAAGttgtttaattataaatttaatttttgcatgtaatatgtaaatttataaagaaacaaattgAGTAACTTGAATTAGAAATCTTTACCTTAAATGCCTAGCATATGGTTATATACTTATATGGTTAAGTTACTACAGTCACTTATTAGTGCTACACACCACTTATAGTTTATCACAAATAagtttcattttatatatgacatatctattatatatatgtatatgattAATTCATTAATGAAAATGTTGTCTCCTAACTGCCTAACATTCAATATCATAAAGTACTGATCTTGAGTCGTTCAATTAAACATTGTTTTCGAGCTAAATTATTGACATATTACAATTTTTATCTCGAATAGCACaagtataatatatattatattaaccCAATGTTAAGTTTCTTTTAATCTCTTGCTTCTTATTAgtttcaaattattattaaactGAGAAATTAgcctaattttattttttatttaaatgtgattttttactttttgttgcgctggtttttttgttttgggtaTAGCAGTATTTGTTACCGGTAAGTAACCACCAAAAAGTAAACAGCCAATTACTGAACGAGCCGCCGTCTGACCTGGCCCTCTAAGCTTTCCCGCGTCAAATAGAAATTCCTTTCCTCTTCCCAAACTCCACCTTCCCCCCCCCCCGCCCCACTCTCTCCTATTCCTTTCTTGCATGACTCATTCAACTACCCTCAACTCAAAACGCAAcaaacaaaggaaaacaacTCCACTCCTTATCTGAAAATTCCTTCAACTCTTTCATGTCCGTAATCCTTCCTCTTCCACCATGTCCTCTCCTTTCCGcctcttcctttcctctcttttcctCTCCTTTCTCTCCCTTTCCCTCTCCCAACAGCCCCTCAGAGGTAATTGAATCATTTCCCTTGCCTCTCCTCCctcttttcaaatatttccATTTCTATCCTCCTCTAATCAAaacttcatttcttttttcatattttaggATATTTAATTGATTGCGGCGCAGCCGGCAAGTCAGTTATCGACGGGCGAGAATGGCTTCCCGACGACGACTTCATATCCACTGGAACTTCTATAAACCTGACGGTCCCCGGCCTCGTCCCAACTCTCTCCACCGTTCGATCGTTCCCTCTCCAAAACAATCTCCGCCGCAAGTTCTGCTACGTGGCGCGGGTCTACCGCACCGCACGATACCTGATCAGGACAACTTACTATTACGGCGGAGTCAACGGCTTGAATTTTCCTTCGCCTCCCGTTTTCGATCAGATAGTGGACGGCACGTTTTGGAGCGTGGTGAACACGACTGAGGATTATCAAAAAGGCTTGTCGTCGTATTACGAAGGAGTGTTTAAAGCTAAAGGAAATACAATGAGTGTTTGCATTGCTCCGAATACGTATACGGAGTCCGACCCCTTTATTTCGAGTTTGGAAATGCTGATTTTGGGGGATTCGCTTTATAACACTACGGATTTTGATTCTCTTGCTTTGGGTTTGGTTGCTAGGCACAGTTTTGGACATAATGGATCCATTATTAGGTAAGTTGAAGTTTCATGGAGTTAAATTTTTCcctgttttttatttttcttggtcaTTTACAGGGAATTTTTGGAGGAAATTGCGAATTGAGCAGTTTCTTGAAGGCGCCTTTTTATTGTATGcttgttatatattttttgttgattttagtTGTAACTTATGAAAAAAGTGAGTTATATTCGTTTCTCtcacttttaaaaattttgaattttggagtTGTAGTTGTTTGTTGCAGATGCTTTCACTGATTTTGCTGAATATGAGTGTTTTTTTGGTATGACTAGATACCCTGATGATCAATTTGATCGATATTGGGagccatatgaagaaaatgttCATGTTATATCAAGCAATAACACTCCGCCTGTTTCTGGGTTCTGGAATGTACCCCCTTCAAAAGTATTTGAAAGAGCACTTTCTACAGCCCAATTGGAGCCCCTGGAGTTGAGATGGCCACCTTTGTCAATTCCAAACTCGACTTATTACATTGCTTTGTATTTTGCGGATAATAGTGAGCCAATATCATCAAGTTCGAGGGTGCTTGACATACACATAAATGATGTAAGGTATTATGGCAATTTGAATGTGACTTCAGAAGGAGCTGCTGTCTTTGCAACGAGGTGGCCCCTTGGCGGTCCTACAAAGATAACATTGAGTCCGGCTGCCAATTCAAATAGTCCTTTGATCAATGCTGGGGAGATCTTTAACGTGCTTCGCCTTGGAGGAAGAACTCATACGAGGGATGGTATGGTTGCTAATGATTTCTACCTCCTGTTGTGtaaatcaaattgaatttctttctgTAGAAGAGCTCCAACTGATTTTCTGTGATTGTCTGTTGCTGGCTGCATTGCACCCTTAATGATCAAGAATGAACATTTAGGTTAAAATGGAGCTAGATGCTTACATTCTTATCTTATGTACCTTCCCATTTATATATCTATAAACTAATAATAGTTATTACTGTTTGAATTCCTCATTCCCTTTTAAgtgtttcattaaaaaggaTCCCAATTTTCTGTTGCAGTAAGAGCTttagaagaaatgaaaaacagTCTGCACAACCTTCCATTTGATTGGAACGGTGATCCTTGTTTGCCCCTTAATTACTCGTGGACTGGGGTTACATGCTCTGAGGGTGAACGAATTCGTGTTATTGCTTTGTGAGTTAGTTAAGATGCAGTTATGTGCCGTTTACGCATCAATTACTGTTGCTCAAATgacttaattttattttcacttgttttcaggAACCTGACTAGTATGGGTCTTTCGGGATCACTGTCACCAAGCATTTCTAATTTAACTGCACTGAGTGGCATGTAAGCTGGTAGAACTAAATTTCAAGTAATGAAACtcaaatataataacattCTAATTGAATCTATCATGCCCCCAACAGTTTGCTCGGTAATAACAGTTTATCGGGAGTAATACCTGATCTTAGTTCGTTAAAGCTGCTAGAAATATTGTAAGTGtacaattttcttttgcttttttccCTTTGATTGATTTGGCAGCCTAAATTGTTGGTATATGGCCATTCATAAAGAATTGTCTTATAGCTTTTTATGAAACCTATATCTAATATATGGCACTCTCTGTTAAAGGCATTTGGAAGACAATCAACTCAGAGGAGAGATTCCCTCATCACTAGGAGACCTTGGAAGGTTGCGTGAACTGTAAGTCATTCTCTCATTAGCTAGCACGTTTTCATCGTCATTACACTCCGTagtcttttatatttatggtcAACTTCTTGACATCTTTATACTTCTTGGCAAATGTCATTAAGTTGCACTCAGTATATTAACTCTGTCATGCCTGAAGCCTATTATTGATGATTCTTACCTCTATAATACAGATGtcttttttcaagtttttaatcaagttttaattcatttaaaatacttttagtGTGGCTAattcattaataatttatcagTATTCAGTAATTATGTTAGatgttaaattaattcatattctatttaaattatctgtagtatatatatatatatatatataaaagtacgAATGTTGGTAAAACTTTTGATTGACCATTATTTgttcattatattttaaattatcatattatatatttttcttataaatattaattgaaaatatttactCAATTTGTAAATAAGGATTCTATTTGCATTGAATGactttcatcaaaaatatttttcttaattctaatagtattgaataatttatagattaatattacaaaattttgattatttatatatcaaacTTTGTACTTTAAAACCgttttaatttaatacaattgttatttgaaaataaataaaaaacaagtaTTTACATGTACTAGTTTGTTAAAAGTATTATAATCATCCAGTTTTAGTTCATAATGAAATGAAATCCTCTAACTCTTTAAGATTCTGTATGTTCCTGTCACTCATAaccattttgtttttatatcaTTCAGCCATGAGGTTTTTGACTTCCTGTTTGCTTCTTGTTATAATTTTGAACAAGAATAATGAGCAGGAAAAAAGGTGCTTGAGAACTTTAGGAGGTATCTCTATCAATTTATCGAGGTGTTTGTTGGCTTTGAAAAGGTCTTGGACTGTAGAGGTCCTTTTTTTCATCAGATTTTGCTTCAGGCATTTTGGTCATCTTTCTCATTAGTTCATTAAGAGGTTTATGTCCTCATCATGTAACTATTACATACTGTGGATAGTCATTGCTGTCTACCTAATctcttgtatatatatatatatttgggtCTTGCGTCATTTAGATGCATATATGTCATTCTCTCTAGGTATAAGGTATAAGAAACATTACCATCAATGGAGTACTCTAGCAGATGAAGAACTATATTCCATGTACATGTGTTGACTTAATCAAAAGTGTTTTAGAACCCTCATCTGCAATTCTATAACAGAATTAGATCAGAATTGGTTAAAATGAGGAGAGTTAAATTGACATCTGTTTGCCACTTGttagtaaaagaaagaaagaatcaGTAGTAGTTTGCTAttgtaaaatttaagtttGAGTTTCTGGTCCAGGTCCAGGCTAGTTACCTGAATATTCAAGTGAATGTGAAATTTGTTGAGTTTAATGTGTACAATTTTGGTTATATGGAACTTATTTTGGTATATAGATGCTAACAGAACAAGAATTAATAAAGCATCAATGCTGGTAATATAACAATTTTGGTTATATGGCACGAAACTTTCAACTTGTCAAGCACTGGTACTTGGTGGCTAAATTAATCATGTAAAATGCAAAT is drawn from Theobroma cacao cultivar B97-61/B2 chromosome 4, Criollo_cocoa_genome_V2, whole genome shotgun sequence and contains these coding sequences:
- the LOC18602942 gene encoding putative leucine-rich repeat receptor-like serine/threonine-protein kinase At2g14440, which encodes MSSPFRLFLSSLFLSFLSLSLSQQPLRGYLIDCGAAGKSVIDGREWLPDDDFISTGTSINLTVPGLVPTLSTVRSFPLQNNLRRKFCYVARVYRTARYLIRTTYYYGGVNGLNFPSPPVFDQIVDGTFWSVVNTTEDYQKGLSSYYEGVFKAKGNTMSVCIAPNTYTESDPFISSLEMLILGDSLYNTTDFDSLALGLVARHSFGHNGSIIRYPDDQFDRYWEPYEENVHVISSNNTPPVSGFWNVPPSKVFERALSTAQLEPLELRWPPLSIPNSTYYIALYFADNSEPISSSSRVLDIHINDVRYYGNLNVTSEGAAVFATRWPLGGPTKITLSPAANSNSPLINAGEIFNVLRLGGRTHTRDVRALEEMKNSLHNLPFDWNGDPCLPLNYSWTGVTCSEGERIRVIALNLTSMGLSGSLSPSISNLTALSGILLGNNSLSGVIPDLSSLKLLEILHLEDNQLRGEIPSSLGDLGRLRELFLQNNNLTGSIPDRLVGRSGLEVRTSGNQFLSPPPS